From a region of the Actinomadura luzonensis genome:
- a CDS encoding amino acid ABC transporter ATP-binding protein, with product MERAVKMRSRHVFKSFGATPVLRDVSAEVRDGEIVALIGPSGAGKSTFLRCVNNLEVIDSGRIEVDGELVGYREAGGFLEPLPEREASRQRARIGMVFQHFNLFRHMTALQNVAYGPRQVLGTPKAEAARQAAELLERMGLAGREHHYPRQLSGGQQQRVAIARALAMDPSMILLDEPTSALDPELRVEVAGVIRDLAGQRCTMLMATHDIPLVEDIADRVVFMVDGGVVEQGPAERVLTSPEHERTRAFLARMSSRSAPA from the coding sequence ATGGAACGAGCGGTCAAGATGCGCTCCCGGCACGTGTTCAAGTCCTTCGGGGCCACGCCGGTGCTGAGGGACGTCTCGGCCGAGGTGCGCGACGGCGAGATCGTCGCGCTGATCGGCCCGTCCGGGGCGGGCAAGTCCACCTTCCTGCGCTGCGTCAACAACCTGGAGGTCATCGACTCCGGCCGGATCGAGGTGGACGGCGAGCTGGTCGGCTACCGCGAGGCCGGCGGCTTCCTGGAGCCGTTGCCCGAGCGCGAGGCCAGCCGGCAGCGGGCCCGCATCGGCATGGTCTTCCAGCACTTCAACCTGTTCCGGCACATGACCGCGCTGCAGAACGTCGCCTACGGCCCCCGCCAGGTCCTCGGCACGCCGAAGGCCGAGGCCGCCCGGCAGGCCGCCGAGCTGCTGGAGCGCATGGGCCTCGCCGGACGCGAGCACCACTACCCGCGCCAGCTCTCCGGCGGCCAGCAGCAGCGCGTCGCGATCGCCCGCGCCCTCGCCATGGACCCGAGCATGATCCTGCTCGACGAGCCGACCAGCGCCCTCGACCCCGAGCTGCGCGTGGAGGTGGCCGGGGTGATCAGGGACCTGGCCGGCCAGCGGTGCACGATGCTCATGGCCACGCACGACATCCCGCTCGTCGAGGACATCGCCGACCGCGTCGTCTTCATGGTGGACGGCGGCGTCGTCGAGCAGGGACCCGCCGAGCGGGTGCTCACGTCGCCGGAGCACGAGCGGACCAGGGCGTTCCTCGCGCGGATGTCCAGCAGGAGCGCCCCGGCGTGA